The Edaphobacter sp. 12200R-103 genome contains a region encoding:
- a CDS encoding ferredoxin family protein: MAYVIAEPCIGTKDTACVDACPVDCIHPKKDEAGHGDSEQLFIDPVECIDCGACVPVCPVSAIYAGDDLPEKWADFQQKAADHYGR, translated from the coding sequence ATGGCTTATGTGATTGCGGAACCTTGCATCGGGACGAAGGATACGGCCTGCGTGGATGCCTGCCCGGTCGATTGTATCCACCCGAAGAAGGACGAGGCGGGTCACGGCGATTCGGAACAGCTTTTCATCGATCCGGTCGAGTGCATCGACTGCGGTGCGTGTGTGCCGGTGTGTCCGGTTTCGGCGATCTATGCCGGAGACGATCTTCCGGAGAAGTGGGCGGACTTCCAGCAGAAGGCTGCTGACCACTACGGACGATAA
- a CDS encoding secondary thiamine-phosphate synthase enzyme YjbQ encodes MAQTKAHTEYLVFNTKQRYEMVHITPQVEEIVRRSGIDDGLCFVSPMHITAAIYVNDNEDGLIEDIGTWLEKLAPRWPGYKHHQTGEDNADAHLKALLLRHETTLPITKGRLDLGTWQRIFYAEFDGQRSKRVIVKLLGLAKE; translated from the coding sequence ATGGCCCAGACCAAAGCCCACACAGAGTATCTCGTCTTCAACACAAAGCAGCGCTACGAGATGGTTCATATCACGCCCCAGGTCGAGGAGATCGTCCGGCGCAGCGGAATCGATGACGGGCTCTGCTTTGTCTCCCCCATGCACATCACGGCCGCCATCTACGTCAACGACAACGAAGATGGACTGATCGAGGATATCGGGACCTGGCTCGAAAAATTGGCGCCCCGCTGGCCCGGCTACAAGCACCACCAGACCGGCGAAGATAACGCCGACGCTCACCTGAAGGCCCTGCTGCTGCGCCATGAGACGACTCTGCCCATCACCAAAGGCAGACTCGATCTCGGCACCTGGCAGCGAATCTTTTATGCCGAATTCGACGGACAGCGGTCCAAGCGGGTCATCGTAAAGCTGCTTGGTCTCGCAAAAGAATAA
- a CDS encoding flagellar motor protein MotB: MSRKKKHEHVNHERWLVSYADFITLLFAFFVVLFASSQSDRKKQTAVAEAMQTAFTPLGSFEQHAKTPALDPAPANSVVTRPAALAMPFPQAGQLTPEQEMKARVAKLIQDAGKKLPPGSLTTRMTPDGLAISLHEIGFFPSGSAAIRSEAIPVLTALAESIPDVPLRVEGHTDNVPIHTSQYQSNWELSTARASAIARLLLEHGSMHPNHMAAAGYAEFHPIASNATEEGRSQNRRVDIILLRDQAALR; the protein is encoded by the coding sequence GTGAGCCGCAAGAAGAAGCACGAACACGTAAACCACGAACGCTGGCTGGTCTCCTACGCGGATTTCATTACGCTGCTCTTCGCGTTCTTCGTAGTTCTGTTTGCCTCCAGCCAGTCGGATCGGAAGAAGCAGACGGCTGTGGCGGAGGCGATGCAGACGGCCTTTACTCCGCTCGGAAGTTTCGAGCAGCACGCGAAGACGCCGGCGCTGGACCCGGCGCCGGCAAACTCCGTCGTGACCCGTCCGGCGGCGTTGGCGATGCCGTTTCCGCAGGCGGGGCAGTTGACGCCGGAGCAGGAGATGAAGGCGAGGGTGGCGAAGCTGATACAGGATGCGGGTAAGAAGCTGCCTCCGGGAAGCCTGACTACCCGCATGACGCCGGATGGACTGGCAATTTCGCTGCACGAGATTGGTTTTTTCCCATCAGGCTCGGCCGCGATCCGGAGCGAGGCGATTCCGGTGCTGACGGCACTGGCGGAGTCGATTCCGGATGTCCCTCTGCGCGTGGAGGGGCACACCGATAATGTCCCCATCCACACGTCGCAATACCAGTCCAACTGGGAGCTTTCGACGGCGCGAGCCAGTGCGATTGCACGCCTGCTGCTGGAGCATGGCTCCATGCATCCGAACCATATGGCGGCGGCGGGATATGCGGAGTTTCACCCCATTGCCTCGAACGCTACGGAGGAGGGCCGCAGCCAGAACCGCAGGGTGGACATTATTCTTTTGCGAGACCAAGCAGCTTTACGATGA
- a CDS encoding flagellar motor protein → MDIASIGGIVVAILGILAGMMIEGGNIGQITQPTAALIVIGGTMGAVMLQFPLKTFLAALKQMMKIFISNGADSEAVLKQLVQFANKARKSGIVSLDQDLGTIEDPFFRQALMLAIDGTEPTEVRKIMQMELDNKSEMEEKIPQVFEAAGGYSPTVGIIGAVLGLIQVMQHLDNISEVGRGIAVAFVATIYGVGLANLVFLPAAGKLKIRHREEQMAKEMILEGVISILEGMNPRMMETKLRTFLAEGKEIESTAEAAA, encoded by the coding sequence ATGGATATTGCCAGCATAGGTGGCATCGTAGTCGCGATACTCGGCATTCTGGCCGGCATGATGATCGAAGGCGGAAACATAGGCCAGATTACACAGCCGACGGCGGCCCTGATTGTGATTGGTGGGACGATGGGCGCGGTCATGCTGCAGTTCCCGCTTAAGACGTTTCTGGCAGCTCTGAAACAGATGATGAAGATCTTCATCTCGAACGGGGCAGACAGCGAGGCCGTTCTGAAGCAGTTGGTGCAGTTTGCCAACAAAGCGCGCAAGAGCGGCATCGTCTCGCTGGACCAGGACCTTGGCACAATCGAAGATCCCTTCTTCCGACAGGCGCTCATGCTGGCGATCGACGGCACGGAGCCGACCGAGGTTCGCAAGATCATGCAGATGGAATTGGATAACAAATCGGAGATGGAGGAGAAGATTCCGCAGGTCTTTGAGGCGGCGGGCGGCTATTCGCCGACGGTCGGAATCATTGGCGCCGTGCTGGGGCTGATCCAGGTGATGCAGCACCTGGACAACATCAGCGAGGTGGGGCGGGGCATCGCGGTGGCCTTTGTGGCCACGATCTATGGTGTGGGTCTGGCCAATCTTGTATTTCTTCCGGCGGCGGGGAAGCTGAAGATTCGCCATCGCGAGGAACAGATGGCGAAGGAGATGATCCTCGAGGGCGTCATCTCGATCCTTGAAGGAATGAATCCGCGGATGATGGAGACGAAGCTCCGAACCTTCCTTGCCGAGGGCAAGGAGATTGAAAGTACGGCGGAGGCTGCAGCGTGA
- a CDS encoding flagellar FlbD family protein, translating into MIELTRLNGSRFSINCDLIKYADSTPDTVLTLVTGEKLVVLEPRNEVMRKTMEFRASVLQSAWPDAEVALAGKRARDMQETAAESNKSTS; encoded by the coding sequence ATGATCGAACTGACTCGCCTTAATGGCAGTCGCTTCAGTATTAACTGCGACCTCATTAAATATGCCGACTCTACTCCGGACACTGTGCTCACGTTGGTGACCGGCGAGAAGCTGGTGGTGCTGGAGCCGCGCAACGAGGTCATGCGGAAGACGATGGAGTTTCGCGCCTCTGTGCTGCAGTCGGCGTGGCCGGACGCAGAGGTAGCACTGGCAGGCAAACGTGCCCGGGATATGCAGGAGACTGCCGCCGAGTCGAACAAATCCACAAGCTGA
- a CDS encoding flagellin encodes MSLGVLNNISAIYAQNNLNQTQMSLQNTLTQLSSGSRINSGADDAAGLALADGLHANVAALTQSAQNASAGVGMLQTADGALAQVTNLLNRAVTLATEAANGTLNTSQVSSADQEYQNILTEIGNIGSKTNYNGNAVFTATAVNVFVSDGTASGASTFAETVGALTTASVGTTSGGGAGADLTASATLDSTTAAGILTTLTSAVQDVAYQRGTIGANINQLSAAANVANTQSVNLSSAENNIRATNYGQATSDMAKFKILSETGIAALSQANAVQQDVLKLLQ; translated from the coding sequence ATGTCCTTGGGTGTCTTGAACAACATCTCAGCAATCTACGCACAGAACAATCTGAACCAGACCCAGATGAGCCTGCAGAACACCCTGACGCAGCTCTCCTCCGGTTCGCGCATCAACAGCGGCGCCGACGATGCTGCCGGCCTCGCACTGGCCGATGGTCTCCACGCCAACGTGGCAGCCCTCACGCAGTCGGCACAGAATGCATCGGCCGGCGTCGGTATGCTGCAGACCGCAGACGGTGCCCTCGCTCAGGTCACCAACCTGCTCAACCGTGCTGTTACGCTCGCCACCGAAGCGGCGAACGGTACGCTCAATACCAGCCAGGTCAGCTCGGCCGATCAGGAGTATCAGAACATCCTGACCGAGATCGGTAACATCGGCTCGAAGACCAACTACAACGGCAACGCCGTCTTCACTGCCACCGCAGTCAACGTGTTCGTGAGCGACGGAACAGCGTCGGGCGCAAGCACTTTTGCGGAGACAGTCGGTGCACTCACCACGGCCAGCGTCGGAACCACCTCCGGCGGCGGCGCAGGCGCTGACCTTACCGCAAGCGCAACCCTGGACTCCACTACCGCGGCGGGCATTCTGACGACGCTCACCTCTGCCGTTCAGGACGTCGCCTACCAGCGCGGCACCATCGGCGCCAACATCAACCAGCTGAGCGCGGCCGCAAACGTCGCCAATACCCAGTCGGTCAACCTGTCCTCGGCGGAGAACAACATCCGCGCCACCAACTACGGTCAGGCCACCAGCGACATGGCCAAGTTCAAGATCCTCAGCGAGACCGGTATCGCGGCGCTCTCCCAGGCCAACGCCGTCCAGCAGGACGTTCTGAAGCTGCTCCAGTAA